A stretch of Mesorhizobium sp. M2A.F.Ca.ET.046.03.2.1 DNA encodes these proteins:
- the scpA gene encoding methylmalonyl-CoA mutase, with the protein MIPDFSKIGWSAPRRASVELKGQRMTPEGIAVKHLYTQGDLKGLANLDTYPGLPPFVRGPYPTMYVQQPWTIRQYAGFSTAEESNAFYRRNLAAGQKGLSVAFDLATHRGYDSDHPRVAGDVGMAGVAIDSILDMRQLFDGIPLNEMTVSMTMNGAVLPIMALYIVAAEEQGVAQKDLAGTIQNDILKEFMVRNTYIYPPKPSMRIVSDIFAYTSRHMPKFNSISISGYHMQEAGATADLELAYTIADGIEYARAGVAAGLDIDRFAPRLSFFWAIGMNFFMEVAKLRAARLLWSSLMQKNFSPKDERSLSLRTHCQTSGWSLTAQDPYNNITRTMIEAMAATQGHTQSLHTNSFDEAMALPTDHSARIARNTQLILQKESGTTRMIDPWGGSTYVERLTHDLAARALAHIEEVESLGGMAAAIEKGIPKLRIEEAAARTQARIDSGEQILVGVNAHRPQTDIEVDVLKIDNAEVKARQLAKLQRLKGTRDVAALENALAALTRAAESGENLLEFAIRAARANATVGEISLALEKVFGRHTAAVQTISGVYRDALGDNPALDRLQEKIEAFEKKSGGKPRILVAKMGQDGHDRGQKVIASAFADLGFDVTVGPMFQTPDEIAKLAVQHDVDIIGASSLAAGHLTLIPELKEALKKLGHADMLIVAGGVIPPQDYDAVLAAGAAEIFPPGTVIPEAANRLMDRLLSDQ; encoded by the coding sequence ATGATCCCGGATTTCAGCAAGATCGGCTGGTCGGCGCCGCGTCGCGCATCGGTCGAGCTCAAGGGCCAGCGGATGACGCCGGAAGGCATCGCCGTAAAACACCTCTACACGCAGGGCGACCTCAAGGGGCTTGCCAATCTCGATACCTATCCGGGCCTGCCGCCCTTCGTGCGCGGCCCCTACCCCACCATGTATGTCCAGCAGCCCTGGACAATCCGGCAATATGCCGGCTTCTCGACGGCCGAGGAATCCAACGCCTTCTACCGGCGAAATCTCGCGGCCGGGCAGAAAGGCCTGTCGGTCGCTTTCGACCTTGCCACGCATCGCGGCTATGACAGCGACCATCCGCGCGTCGCCGGCGATGTCGGCATGGCGGGCGTCGCGATCGATTCCATTCTCGACATGCGGCAACTGTTCGACGGCATTCCGCTCAACGAGATGACCGTGTCGATGACGATGAACGGCGCGGTGCTGCCGATCATGGCTTTGTACATCGTGGCGGCGGAGGAACAGGGCGTCGCGCAGAAGGATCTGGCCGGAACTATTCAGAACGACATCCTGAAGGAGTTCATGGTCCGCAACACTTACATCTATCCGCCGAAACCTTCGATGCGGATCGTGTCGGATATCTTCGCCTACACCTCCAGGCACATGCCGAAGTTCAACTCTATCTCGATCTCCGGCTACCACATGCAGGAAGCCGGCGCGACGGCCGACCTCGAGCTTGCCTATACGATCGCCGACGGCATCGAATATGCGCGCGCCGGCGTCGCCGCCGGGCTCGACATCGACCGCTTCGCGCCGCGCCTTTCTTTCTTCTGGGCGATCGGCATGAATTTTTTCATGGAAGTCGCCAAGCTCAGAGCCGCGCGGCTGCTGTGGTCAAGCCTGATGCAGAAGAACTTTTCGCCGAAGGATGAGCGCTCGCTGTCGCTGCGCACCCATTGCCAGACGTCCGGATGGTCGCTGACGGCGCAGGACCCCTACAACAACATCACCCGCACGATGATCGAGGCGATGGCGGCGACGCAGGGGCACACCCAGTCGCTGCACACCAACTCCTTCGACGAGGCGATGGCGCTGCCGACCGACCATTCGGCGCGGATCGCCCGCAACACGCAGCTCATCCTGCAGAAGGAATCCGGCACCACGCGCATGATCGATCCGTGGGGCGGCTCAACCTATGTCGAGCGGCTGACGCATGATCTGGCGGCGCGGGCGCTCGCCCATATCGAGGAGGTCGAAAGCCTCGGCGGCATGGCGGCGGCGATCGAAAAGGGCATCCCCAAACTGCGCATCGAGGAAGCTGCGGCGCGCACCCAGGCGCGCATCGATTCCGGCGAGCAAATTCTGGTCGGCGTCAACGCGCACCGGCCGCAGACGGATATCGAAGTCGATGTCTTGAAGATCGACAATGCCGAGGTGAAAGCCCGGCAATTGGCGAAGCTGCAGCGGCTCAAAGGCACCCGCGATGTGGCGGCCCTGGAAAACGCCCTGGCGGCGCTGACGCGTGCCGCCGAGAGCGGCGAGAACCTGCTCGAATTCGCGATCCGCGCGGCGCGCGCCAACGCGACCGTCGGCGAGATTTCGCTGGCGCTGGAAAAAGTGTTCGGCAGGCATACGGCTGCGGTCCAGACGATCTCAGGCGTCTATCGCGACGCGCTCGGCGACAACCCGGCGCTCGACCGGTTGCAGGAGAAGATCGAGGCGTTCGAAAAGAAATCCGGCGGCAAGCCGCGCATCCTTGTCGCCAAGATGGGCCAGGACGGCCATGACCGCGGCCAGAAGGTGATCGCCAGCGCCTTTGCCGATCTGGGCTTCGACGTCACCGTCGGGCCGATGTTCCAGACGCCGGACGAGATCGCGAAGCTTGCGGTGCAGCACGACGTCGACATCATCGGCGCCTCTTCCTTAGCCGCCGGGCATCTGACGCTGATCCCCGAGCTCAAGGAAGCGCTGAAGAAGCTCGGCCATGCCGACATGCTGATCGTCGCCGGCGGCGTCATCCCGCCACAGGACTATGACGCGGTGCTGGCGGCGGGCGCTGCGGAGATTTTCCCGCCGGGGACGGTGATCCCGGAAGCGGCGAACCGGCTGATGGACCGGTTGCTGTCCGATCAATGA
- the greA gene encoding transcription elongation factor GreA — protein sequence MSRAFTREEDSENAIAGVGERPVSTHRNLVTERGLAMIEDNLADLRDMLAKAERKGDRERIAVVSRDLRYWTARRENAELSVPEAGSDVVRFGMGVTLEGDDGKKVHWRIVGEDEADPSKGSISHVSPMAVALFGKKVGEVVTVNGKEWEIVKLSDKAEN from the coding sequence ATGAGCAGAGCTTTCACCCGCGAAGAAGACAGCGAAAACGCCATTGCCGGCGTCGGCGAACGCCCGGTCAGCACGCACCGCAATCTGGTGACGGAGCGCGGCCTTGCGATGATCGAGGACAACCTCGCCGACCTGCGTGATATGCTCGCCAAGGCCGAACGCAAGGGTGACCGCGAGCGCATCGCGGTGGTTTCGCGCGACCTGCGTTACTGGACCGCGCGGCGCGAGAATGCCGAGCTTTCGGTGCCGGAAGCCGGCAGCGACGTGGTGCGCTTCGGCATGGGCGTCACGCTGGAAGGCGACGACGGCAAGAAGGTGCACTGGCGCATCGTCGGCGAGGACGAGGCCGACCCGTCGAAGGGCTCGATTTCCCATGTCTCGCCGATGGCCGTGGCGCTGTTCGGCAAGAAGGTTGGCGAAGTCGTCACCGTCAATGGCAAGGAATGGGAAATCGTCAAGCTCTCGGACAAGGCCGAGAATTAG
- a CDS encoding acetyl-CoA acetyltransferase, with the protein MTACIVGWAHSRFGKLEGETLESLITKVAVEALDHAGIGPDDVDEIVLGHFNAGFSPQDFTASLVLQADDRLRFKPATRVENACATGSAAVRQGIRAIDANAARIVLVVGAEQMTTTPGPEIGKNLLKASYLPEEGDTPAGFAGVFGKIAQAYFQRYGDQSDALAMIAAKNHKNGVDNPYAQMRKDFGYEFCRQESEKNPFVAGPLKRTDCSLVSDGAAALVLTDTATALKMRRAVTFRANEHVQDFLPMSKRDILAFEGCEHAWNQALKKAGVTLDDLSFVETHDCFTIAELIEYEAMGLARPGEGARLALDGTTAKDGRLPVNPSGGLKAKGHPIGATGVSMHVLTAMQLTGEAGGIQVPGAKLGGIFNMGGAAVANYVSILDRIR; encoded by the coding sequence ATGACCGCATGCATCGTCGGCTGGGCGCATTCGCGCTTCGGCAAGCTCGAAGGCGAGACGCTGGAGAGCCTGATCACCAAGGTTGCCGTCGAGGCGCTCGACCATGCCGGCATCGGCCCCGACGATGTGGACGAGATCGTGCTCGGCCATTTCAACGCCGGCTTCTCGCCGCAGGATTTCACCGCGAGCCTCGTGCTGCAGGCCGATGACCGGCTGCGCTTCAAGCCGGCGACGCGCGTCGAGAATGCCTGCGCCACCGGGTCGGCCGCGGTCCGGCAAGGTATCCGCGCCATCGACGCCAACGCCGCCCGCATCGTGCTGGTGGTCGGCGCCGAGCAGATGACGACCACGCCCGGTCCCGAGATCGGCAAGAACCTGCTCAAGGCATCCTACCTTCCGGAAGAAGGTGACACCCCGGCCGGCTTTGCCGGCGTCTTCGGCAAGATCGCGCAGGCCTATTTCCAGCGCTATGGCGACCAGTCGGACGCGCTGGCCATGATCGCTGCCAAGAACCACAAGAACGGTGTCGACAATCCCTACGCGCAGATGCGCAAGGATTTCGGCTATGAGTTCTGTCGCCAGGAAAGCGAGAAGAACCCCTTCGTCGCCGGTCCGCTGAAGCGCACAGATTGCTCGCTGGTGTCGGACGGCGCCGCGGCGCTGGTGCTCACCGACACCGCGACGGCGTTGAAGATGCGGCGCGCCGTGACCTTCCGCGCCAACGAGCATGTCCAGGATTTCCTGCCGATGTCGAAGCGCGACATCCTAGCCTTCGAAGGTTGCGAGCACGCCTGGAACCAGGCGCTGAAGAAGGCCGGCGTCACGCTCGACGACCTTTCCTTCGTCGAGACGCATGACTGCTTCACCATCGCCGAATTGATCGAATACGAAGCGATGGGCCTGGCCAGGCCCGGCGAGGGCGCCAGGCTGGCGCTGGACGGCACGACGGCCAAGGACGGCCGCCTGCCGGTCAATCCTTCGGGCGGCCTGAAGGCCAAGGGCCATCCGATCGGCGCCACCGGCGTTTCGATGCATGTGCTCACCGCCATGCAGTTGACCGGCGAGGCCGGCGGCATCCAGGTGCCGGGCGCGAAGCTCGGCGGCATCTTCAACATGGGTGGTGCTGCCGTCGCCAATTACGTTTCCATTCTCGACCGCATCAGGTAG
- a CDS encoding GNAT family N-acetyltransferase, whose translation MLSAPVLLADSHDLDLFQSGTDSLDQWLRRRARANQVSGASRTYVIAEGTRVVGYYCLSSGGLDLADAPGSIRRNMPDPVPMAVLGRLAVDANWQSKGPGVALLQDAVLRTSQAAAILGIRGLLVHAISDEAKTFYERYGFQASPKNPMTLVLSLKTARSG comes from the coding sequence ATGCTATCGGCACCGGTCCTTCTCGCCGATAGCCACGACCTCGACCTTTTTCAAAGCGGGACCGACAGCCTCGATCAATGGCTTCGACGGCGGGCGCGTGCCAATCAGGTCAGCGGCGCGTCCAGAACCTATGTGATTGCGGAAGGCACGCGCGTCGTTGGCTATTATTGCCTTTCATCAGGTGGACTTGATCTCGCAGATGCTCCCGGTTCGATCCGGCGCAATATGCCGGATCCCGTGCCCATGGCTGTGCTTGGCCGTTTGGCTGTCGATGCAAACTGGCAGAGCAAGGGCCCCGGCGTCGCCCTGCTTCAGGACGCGGTGCTGCGGACCAGCCAAGCGGCCGCCATTCTCGGCATTCGCGGTCTCCTGGTTCATGCCATATCGGATGAAGCCAAGACGTTTTATGAACGCTATGGCTTCCAGGCTTCGCCAAAGAATCCGATGACTTTGGTGCTGTCGCTGAAGACGGCTAGGTCAGGATGA
- a CDS encoding methylmalonyl-CoA mutase subunit beta, whose amino-acid sequence MGAGAMTRDVDLPNPDAKRWQALAEKALAGGSFEEKLVSRTDDGIRIEPLSQRSTAADPWPRTNPATPWIVSQRVDDPDIARASAQALEDIAHGATGLSLVFEGAPNAFGYGLPRTAEALERVLDGVPLNRVQVRIDAHPWSRAVADWLLAFLSKRRSDPTKLNLSFGIDPAAIFAGTGRLRTSIEALQESMPQSLAHFFSMGVPGVLLEADGRVFHNAGATEAQELGTMMASVVSYLRMFEKARQPLVYAAPYIGFALSVDQDQFLSMAKVRALRKLWARIQEACSIPASTASIHAETSYRMMTMADPETNILRTAIAAFAAATGGADSISILPHTIAHGLPAGFARRIARNAQLIMAEESHLGQVADPASGSGAVEALTDDLCTAAWEEFQRIEAEGGVLASLQQGYIQNRVQTAAAKRNGAYRAGERGIVGTTLYRAGTERPVETLPQERRPALTEGVATCEPLFPVRIDQSIGAGS is encoded by the coding sequence ATGGGCGCCGGCGCCATGACCAGGGATGTCGACCTTCCGAACCCGGATGCCAAGCGTTGGCAGGCGCTGGCGGAGAAGGCCCTTGCCGGCGGTTCCTTCGAGGAAAAGCTCGTTTCCCGTACCGATGACGGCATCCGCATCGAGCCGCTCAGCCAGCGCTCGACGGCCGCCGATCCATGGCCGCGCACAAACCCGGCGACGCCCTGGATCGTCAGCCAGCGCGTCGACGACCCGGACATCGCCCGGGCCAGCGCGCAAGCCCTGGAAGACATCGCCCATGGCGCCACCGGCCTGTCGCTTGTCTTCGAGGGCGCGCCGAATGCCTTCGGCTACGGCCTGCCGCGCACCGCGGAAGCGTTGGAAAGGGTGCTCGACGGCGTGCCGCTCAACCGCGTGCAGGTGCGCATCGACGCCCATCCCTGGAGCCGCGCCGTGGCCGACTGGCTGCTCGCCTTCCTGAGCAAACGCCGCTCCGATCCGACCAAGCTAAACCTGTCCTTCGGTATCGACCCAGCGGCGATCTTCGCCGGCACCGGACGGCTGCGCACCTCGATCGAGGCGCTGCAGGAATCGATGCCGCAGTCGCTGGCGCATTTCTTCTCGATGGGCGTGCCGGGCGTGCTGCTGGAGGCCGACGGCCGCGTCTTCCACAATGCCGGCGCCACCGAGGCGCAGGAGCTCGGCACGATGATGGCCTCGGTCGTGTCCTATCTCAGGATGTTCGAGAAGGCGCGCCAGCCGCTGGTCTATGCGGCACCGTATATCGGCTTCGCGCTCAGCGTCGACCAGGACCAGTTCCTGTCGATGGCCAAGGTGCGGGCGTTACGCAAGCTGTGGGCGCGCATCCAGGAAGCCTGCTCGATCCCGGCCTCGACCGCCAGCATCCATGCCGAGACCTCCTACCGCATGATGACGATGGCCGACCCGGAGACCAATATCCTGCGCACGGCGATCGCGGCCTTCGCGGCGGCAACCGGCGGCGCCGATTCGATCTCGATCCTGCCGCACACGATCGCGCATGGGCTGCCGGCCGGCTTTGCCCGCCGCATCGCCCGCAACGCGCAGCTGATCATGGCCGAGGAGAGCCATCTCGGCCAAGTCGCCGACCCCGCCAGCGGCTCGGGCGCGGTCGAGGCGCTGACCGACGATCTCTGCACTGCTGCCTGGGAAGAATTCCAGCGCATCGAGGCCGAGGGCGGCGTGCTCGCCAGCCTGCAGCAGGGCTATATCCAGAACCGCGTGCAGACGGCGGCGGCCAAGCGCAACGGCGCCTACCGGGCCGGCGAACGCGGCATTGTAGGCACGACGCTGTACCGCGCCGGCACGGAGCGCCCGGTCGAGACACTGCCGCAGGAGCGGCGCCCGGCGTTGACGGAAGGCGTGGCGACCTGCGAGCCGCTGTTTCCGGTGCGCATCGATCAGTCGATCGGAGCCGGATCATGA
- the betI gene encoding transcriptional regulator BetI codes for MPKIGMEPVRRKALIDATISAIGERGSLDVTMSEIAGRAGVSSALAHHYFGAKDELLFATMRHILTELNIDTRHALHTAGTARERVSSVVAVSFSDDQFQAEIIAAWLAFYVEAQKSTELRRLLRIYARRLHSNLMSGLTGILPRTEADRVAEATAALIDGLYIRRALKDGVPDAQTAIALVEDYLETKLNGRSLP; via the coding sequence ATGCCGAAAATCGGAATGGAACCCGTGCGCCGCAAGGCGCTGATCGACGCGACGATCTCGGCGATCGGCGAGCGCGGATCGCTCGACGTGACGATGTCGGAGATCGCCGGACGCGCCGGTGTGTCGTCGGCGCTGGCGCATCACTATTTCGGCGCCAAGGACGAGCTGCTTTTCGCGACGATGCGGCACATCCTGACGGAGCTCAACATCGACACCAGGCACGCGCTTCACACCGCCGGCACAGCGCGTGAGCGCGTCTCGTCCGTGGTCGCGGTCAGCTTCTCCGATGACCAGTTCCAGGCCGAGATCATCGCCGCCTGGCTTGCCTTTTATGTCGAGGCGCAGAAATCGACCGAGCTGCGGCGGCTGCTGCGCATCTATGCGCGGCGGCTGCATTCGAACCTAATGAGCGGGCTGACCGGGATCCTGCCGCGGACAGAGGCCGACCGCGTGGCGGAAGCGACCGCGGCGCTGATCGACGGGCTCTACATCCGCCGCGCGCTGAAGGACGGCGTGCCCGACGCGCAGACCGCGATCGCGCTTGTGGAAGACTATCTCGAAACCAAGCTCAACGGACGGAGCCTGCCTTGA
- a CDS encoding asparaginase produces MSNPVLVEVTRGAVVESRHRGAISAFDADGKTVWEIGDTDRPVFPRSAVKAIQALPLVESGAADAYGFGNRELALACASHSGEPAHVELARAMLAKAGLDKTALECGAHWPNHEATLALARAGAVPSALHNNCSGKHAGFLCTCVHSGIAHRGYVKEGHAQQEMVRDAMQSVTGAAHNTGNSAIDGCSIPTYAVPLKSFALGFARMATGRGFSPERAKAAKRLLSACMAEPFLVAGTGKADVALMQAAPGRIFVKTGAEGVYCAALPELGLGIALKCDDGAGRAAEVMIAAVLAKLLRGDEAVAVRLTQLAHPAVESRIGAKVGSLRPTAALN; encoded by the coding sequence ATGTCCAATCCGGTTCTGGTCGAAGTCACGCGCGGCGCGGTGGTCGAAAGCAGGCACCGCGGCGCCATCAGCGCGTTCGACGCCGACGGCAAGACCGTCTGGGAGATCGGCGACACGGATCGCCCGGTTTTCCCGCGCTCTGCGGTGAAGGCGATCCAGGCGCTGCCGCTGGTCGAATCGGGGGCTGCCGACGCCTATGGCTTCGGCAACCGCGAACTGGCGCTGGCCTGCGCCTCGCATTCGGGCGAGCCCGCCCATGTCGAACTGGCGCGGGCGATGCTCGCCAAGGCCGGTCTCGACAAAACCGCTCTCGAATGCGGCGCGCATTGGCCCAACCATGAAGCCACCCTAGCGCTCGCCCGCGCCGGCGCTGTGCCGAGCGCGTTGCACAACAACTGCTCCGGCAAGCATGCCGGCTTCCTCTGCACCTGCGTGCATTCGGGCATCGCCCATCGGGGCTACGTCAAGGAGGGACACGCGCAGCAGGAGATGGTGCGCGACGCCATGCAATCCGTCACCGGCGCTGCCCACAACACCGGCAATAGCGCCATCGACGGCTGCTCGATCCCGACCTATGCCGTGCCGTTGAAGAGTTTTGCGCTCGGCTTTGCCCGCATGGCGACGGGCAGGGGCTTCTCGCCCGAGCGCGCAAAGGCGGCGAAGCGTCTGCTTTCGGCCTGCATGGCCGAGCCGTTCCTCGTCGCCGGCACCGGCAAGGCCGATGTCGCGCTGATGCAGGCAGCACCGGGCCGCATCTTCGTCAAGACCGGCGCCGAAGGCGTCTATTGCGCGGCCTTGCCCGAGCTCGGTCTCGGCATCGCGCTCAAATGCGATGACGGCGCCGGCAGGGCGGCAGAGGTGATGATCGCCGCGGTGCTTGCGAAACTGCTGCGTGGCGATGAGGCGGTAGCGGTAAGGCTGACCCAGCTCGCCCATCCCGCAGTCGAAAGCCGCATCGGCGCCAAGGTTGGTTCGCTGCGGCCGACGGCGGCACTCAATTAG
- a CDS encoding DUF1778 domain-containing protein: MATKNQDSHAKPVNLRIREDVRSLIDRAAKIRGKTRSDFMIEAAYRAAEDTLLDQTLVKVDAESYQHYLDILDQPPRGEGFARLMNAPKPWQD; this comes from the coding sequence ATGGCCACCAAAAACCAGGACAGCCACGCCAAGCCCGTCAACCTGCGCATCCGCGAGGATGTCCGCAGCCTGATCGACCGCGCCGCGAAGATACGCGGCAAGACCCGCTCCGACTTCATGATCGAGGCCGCCTACCGCGCGGCCGAAGACACGCTGCTCGACCAGACGCTCGTCAAGGTCGATGCCGAAAGCTATCAGCATTATCTCGATATCCTCGACCAGCCGCCGCGCGGCGAGGGATTTGCCCGGCTGATGAATGCGCCCAAGCCCTGGCAGGACTGA
- a CDS encoding AbrB/MazE/SpoVT family DNA-binding domain-containing protein, with product MMFKTTIHGLDDGSGALLLPREMLDSLDLQVGDELQMIESDDGLILKPIRHDDHKRQMNAARDVMDRYEAALRKLSTLANG from the coding sequence ATGATGTTCAAGACAACTATCCACGGGCTTGATGACGGATCGGGAGCGTTGCTGCTGCCACGCGAAATGCTTGACAGCCTGGACCTTCAGGTCGGTGACGAGCTCCAGATGATCGAAAGCGACGACGGCCTCATTCTAAAGCCAATCCGCCATGACGACCACAAACGGCAAATGAACGCTGCTCGCGACGTCATGGACAGATACGAGGCTGCACTGCGCAAGCTTTCAACGTTGGCTAACGGCTAG
- a CDS encoding TIGR03808 family TAT-translocated repetitive protein, whose amino-acid sequence MLNRRTLLAQAAGFAAAGVFAGKASAKSLPGIEMAAMRGSIDATEIGVQPGAVDDQSKAFARMLAEASDRDQPVFLPPGTYLVSNLKLPARVRLSGVPGATRIVYGGNGHLMMAEQAEHIELTGLVFDGSNRWLADYAQGLLDLRRVAHLTIDNCQVTGSGKNGLALEHAVGRIGRCDISGAADAGIYSIEAGGLEISGNSVSDCANGGILVHRWQAAEDGTIVSGNRVQRIGARSGGTGQNGNGINAFRAGNVIISGNVVSDCAFTAIRANSASNLQITGNTCSRSGETGIYSEFSFEGAILSNNLVDGAANGISIVNFNEGGRMAVCSNNIVRNLTTVGPYTADPPGFGVGISAEADTTVSGNVVENAPLYGMQLGWGPYLRNVVATGNIIRKAGTGIVVSVVEGSGTAVISDNVIDGAKNGAIIGQRWADPVTGDLTQSTDTGYAHLTVERNKVS is encoded by the coding sequence ATGTTGAACAGACGAACGCTGCTTGCCCAGGCCGCCGGCTTCGCCGCCGCCGGCGTCTTTGCCGGCAAGGCATCGGCGAAGTCGCTGCCCGGCATCGAAATGGCCGCGATGCGCGGCTCGATCGATGCCACCGAGATCGGCGTGCAGCCAGGCGCGGTCGACGACCAGAGCAAGGCTTTCGCCAGGATGCTGGCCGAGGCCAGCGATCGCGACCAGCCGGTGTTCCTGCCGCCCGGCACCTATCTCGTGTCGAACCTCAAGCTGCCTGCCCGCGTGCGCCTGTCGGGCGTGCCCGGCGCGACGCGCATCGTCTATGGCGGCAACGGCCATCTGATGATGGCGGAACAGGCCGAGCATATCGAGCTCACCGGCCTGGTCTTCGACGGCAGCAACCGCTGGCTGGCCGACTACGCGCAGGGGCTGCTCGACCTGCGCCGCGTCGCCCATCTGACAATCGACAACTGCCAGGTGACCGGCAGCGGCAAGAACGGGCTGGCGCTCGAGCACGCTGTCGGCCGCATCGGCCGCTGCGATATTTCCGGCGCGGCGGACGCCGGCATCTATTCGATCGAGGCCGGCGGGCTGGAGATCTCCGGCAACTCGGTGTCCGACTGCGCCAATGGCGGCATCCTCGTGCATCGCTGGCAGGCGGCGGAGGATGGTACCATCGTCAGCGGCAACCGCGTCCAGAGGATCGGCGCGCGCAGCGGCGGCACCGGCCAGAACGGCAACGGCATCAACGCCTTCCGCGCCGGCAACGTCATCATCTCCGGCAACGTCGTCTCCGACTGCGCCTTCACCGCGATCCGCGCCAACAGCGCCAGCAATTTGCAGATCACCGGCAACACCTGCTCGCGCTCCGGCGAGACCGGGATCTATTCGGAATTCTCCTTCGAAGGCGCGATCCTCAGCAACAATCTCGTCGACGGCGCCGCCAACGGCATCTCGATCGTCAATTTCAACGAAGGCGGCCGCATGGCCGTCTGCTCGAACAATATCGTGCGCAACCTGACGACGGTTGGACCCTACACCGCCGACCCACCAGGTTTCGGCGTCGGCATCAGCGCCGAGGCCGACACGACGGTTTCCGGCAATGTCGTCGAGAACGCGCCGCTCTATGGCATGCAGCTCGGGTGGGGGCCGTATCTGCGCAATGTCGTGGCGACCGGCAATATCATCCGTAAGGCAGGCACTGGCATCGTCGTTTCGGTCGTCGAAGGGTCCGGCACGGCCGTCATTTCGGACAACGTCATCGACGGCGCGAAAAACGGCGCCATCATCGGCCAGCGCTGGGCCGATCCGGTGACCGGGGACCTCACCCAGTCAACCGATACGGGCTACGCGCATCTCACCGTTGAGCGCAACAAGGTCAGTTAG